A segment of the Heptranchias perlo isolate sHepPer1 unplaced genomic scaffold, sHepPer1.hap1 HAP1_SCAFFOLD_1766, whole genome shotgun sequence genome:
GATTTTACTCATTTCAAATAGATATGGCTAAGTGGTTTAGTAGAACACCACAACTTTTTCTACTTCATGTTATTGGCTCCATTAGTGGGCATCTTAAGTAAGCTAATCAAGGTATTCACTACCCAAGGTAGCCACTGGTCGAGCAATCATCTCCTTTTAATAGTGAGGCCATCAACCAGAAGGTCTGAGATCTCGGATGTAACATTTGGGACGGATTATATGAAGGCACGTCAAGACATCCAAGGGAAGCATGGTTTAGTTAGGATTGGACATAGAGTGTAACAATTAAAGCAGTATTGTTTTCAGAACTGGTTCTGGTGTTCTATCATGTTCTTGGATTTCTGTGGTACTGGTGAGATAATGTGGTGTAGGTGTTCCGAGGCCTTAATTGAGATATTTGGCATTGGGTTGACGACTacaaaacagcagtgactacacttcaaaagtaattaattggctgcgaacatcctgaggacatgaaaggcacgatataaatccaagtctgtctttcttttagaTCTGCTGTGCGAGTGTCCAGAATGGTGGGAAGACATAGTGTGGAAAGTGTAGGCAAAAGGGTGACATCAATCTCTGGAAAATGTTTCCTTGGTGATCTGGCAATGCACTTCTCCGGCAGCCAGGACTAATGATTTTGCAGATTCCATATCTTCCTCGATGTTGACCTCCAGATCCTTCTTCCACAGCAGCAGGCCTTCTCCACAGGGGCCTCCAGTGATGACTGCAAAGCAATCTCCATAATGCAAGATTCCCATTTGGGAGCCGTTCCAGACAAATCAAATAACCTGAAGCAAACTTTCAGTATCCCAATTTTCCTCTCACTGGCAACTTGTGTGGCTGCATTTACCTCACTGTACCGATGTTCAACTGCAAAGAGAGCCACTCAGAGTGGATTCAACAGCAGAGAAGCAAAGGGTGACTTTTGTCGCTGAGGAGCTATCCAGACACCGAGCTGCAAGTCTTCCTCAAAACAAACCGGCAGATTGGAATGATACATGGCAGCTACCAGCAAAGCAGGCACTGGCACAGATTCATTGCTTGGTTACATACCAATTGGACTTTGAGGGAGTGGGATCCCTTTCTTTTCAGGAAATTCAATGGGTTAATAGAAGGTGCTCACAAGGCAAAGTGAGTCCCATCTATAGCTCCCTATACATTGGGGAATCCAGCCACATAATAAAATTGTATCACCCTGTCATGGTGCTGATAAGCTATCATACCAAAAATGAAAAAGTTACCAACTTTCCAAAACAAAAAACATCTGTGACCTGGAGAATGCAGGCACTGACTGGACCCTGGCTAGTTTTCCGCAGCAGCAACAAAAAGGGGCAATTAATCCATTTTctccatttcccccctccccaaccatatGGAGATAAAATATCATGCGACAATGTCAATCTGAATCAGTAATGGATAGTTTATGTGTAATAGTTCTATGCTTAATAGTTTTACTGAATGACAGAAGtagtgttatttttttttaataggccAAGGGGATAAAACCCAAAATAATTTTAAGTGTTGATTAATATTGTAATACATCTATTCATGAGAATCATATCATTAGGTCTTGCATAATAATGAAAACCCTTTGCTCAGTGACTGGCCAAAAATAAAGAGACTTAGacaaacacaatgggccagattttactgTTGCAGGGTATCTAACAGAGTCTGcctttagttagacttgcccctgcacccttcagctcaaaccaGTTTTGTCcaataagttgctgaaagtgcaagctgataacactGTGAgcaaaacagggcatctgggacctgagtgaacagggcaagcaactgagtATCTCCTTAAGCAATCAAATTGaagaattgagaaataaacagcgcaaggactgagaaggaagtgtaaattagagtgggtgaattcaatgtcaaatcagatacagaaagagaaataaagaaagggaaagaagggTTGGCTTAGAGAAGAGACAGAAGAAaggaatagtaaaaaaaaattaaatttgatatttttaaaatctccaacaaaaattaaaacttgaaggaatgagactccacgcttgtaaaagttaattttcagtgccagagaggttgattggtaattaacaattatcacagagttaaaagggtacttacaatgAAATGAcgtgacttaactttctgtggcgagttttggtatctaccgtgcaaatacagcaacttcgcgacattcaatgcatttcaacggtgaggcagacagcaaaatggcgttttcgcaaagctaatggcaCAACACGGACAGCAATTTTTGAATATTGgcatttaaccgtgcatctgctcctcgcctgaagatgCTGTACCATttatacataaataatgcaaagcgccattagcctcaccattattttggcagcaaaatctggcccaataacaTTGCAAGTATGGACTCAAATCGCTCAATAACTATAAATAATGTATTTCCATTACATTCTAAGTGCTGGTTTTGGGATGTTTTGACTTACCTGTTGTGGTCCTCTTATCTCTGTTGGTGCTGATGTAGCCATCTGATGAGGTTTTTCAACATTTAGAAAAGGATTTGAAGGTTTAAGAAACGAAGGACTCCTAAATGGGTTCTTACCAACTGTGGCACCCATGAAAGTATTATTAATGTTTGTACACATTCCTTGCTCATCACATGAAGGGTTTTGTAATGTTTCATTAGTTGGTCCCTCAGTAAATGTTTCAAGTGAAGTGCATTCTTCCTTATTACACTTTTTATGTTCAAAGTCCTGGATGTCATCTTTCAATAGTACATCTTCAACTTTACGAGTAGGATCTTCAAAAGGAGGTTTTGGTCCTGGTTTTTCTGGTGTGCTGTTTAGGAAATCATAGACATTGTCTGAGGGTGGGAATTTGACATCTAGATCAGACAGAGACTCAACAACTGGAAGTTGTTTCGGACAAGTTCTGTGCCCCTGTGATCCAATTGGACTCTTAAGTATACTTTTGTTCTTCTTCCCAACAAAAAGTCCTTCCACTTGTTCTTGCTCTCCTTCATCAGTACACTGTATAGGCATTGAGAAAGGCATATCTAAAACAGAAGAATAACCAATCAAAAACAAATAAGTCTTTTTGTCAATAATTGGATCACAAATTATCTGGAGaataaaaacaagaaaatttGCTAGAATGTAACAGTCTTAGAGTTCTGCTATCAAACAGTAGGGGCAATGTTCAAACTATTTATCTAGTCGTTGGTGCACTATCTCCCCTTTAGCACATTACCAGGCATATGATAGATCATAAATATAGGTAATAGGTTTGGTTCCATTAAGTCCATCACTAATAATAGAATACTTGCATTGAGTTCCTTCAGCAAGATCAAGATAGGTAGAGCACATTATACAGGGTTGGGGGCAGAAgagaatagagtcatagagttatacagcccttcggcccatcgtgtccgcgccggccatcaagccctgtctactctaatcccatattccagcatttggtccgataGAGTACTTACAATGTGAATCAATGTGCCATATAGTTTGTTTAAATAAAAAGTTTAAATTTGTTTTAACTTGTGAGAATAAATGATAGTTTTCATCAATCCCTGAAAGGCCATTTAAATTCTGgccaatacttttttttaaaaaattgctttggAGTTCCAGTACCAGCATCCATGGCTGGAAAGGACAGCAATCCACATCTTATAATGACAGCTGACCACTGATGGAACCTTCTGCTATAACAACAGAGCAGCATGGATCAGTGGGACAACGCTTCACACTTGAAACTCGAACATTAAAACCTTGATTTTCCAATCATTATTTTATGATGAATGGCTTACCACCTGCATTAAAATAAGAGTGATGGGAAAATCTAGTATCTAAGTATCTAATTTCTGCCTAAttagaagagaaagggagaaatatATACCTCCTAGATTCATAACAGCACTGGTAAAGATCTTGGAGCAGGTTGCCTGCCCATCCTCATGGATGAGAATGGTGCACAGCATGAGGAAAGAAAGGGGATAGCAGAAAATATCTTCATTGAAAAAGAGAGGGAAttataccttttttaaaaaaaaaataattttctagAGACTAAAATATGAATAGCCATCTGCACTAACCATTAAACAATGAGAAAATATTAACCCCATCTCTGTATCTTGAAATATAGAGTTGAACTGTTATATCCTTAATATTTTACACTGTAGGGTGTAGGACACacaccaacccccctcccccctttattAAAAAGGTGAGCGCTCAGGATGTGAAATCAATATTGTTGTTAGCGTCATGTCAGTCAGGGATATTGGGATAAAATCTTGCAATAATCTGCCTACCATTTTAGAGTCACTGGAGATCTATAATCTTTAAACTAAAGTTTGCAATTCATTCTATTGTTGGCACATCCAATACTAAAAACATTCCTTTTTGCCAGTTTCTGTGATTATTATGTCACTGGTGTCAAGGCAGATCTTGCATCTTAGGTATTATAAAATTTAGAAAGGAACAGAATACCCAATAACAACTCAGATTCtggaactcatagaatcatagaaatttacggcacaggaggcagccattcggcccatcgtgtctgtgccagccaaaaaagagccatctatcctaatcctactttccagctcttggtccatagatTTGTAGGTTACCGCACTTCAAGTGcgcatccaagcaccttttaaatgcgatgagggtttctgcctctaccacccttcctggcagtgagttccagacccctactgccctctgggtgaaaatatttttcctcaactcccctctaatccactaccaattactttaaatctatgccccctggttattgatccctctgctaagggaaataggtccttcttatccattctatctaggcccctcataattttatacacctcaattaaatctcccctcagcctcctctgttccaaagaaaacaaccccagcctatccaatctttcctcatagctaaaattctccagtcctggcaacatgctcgtaaatctcctcggcaccctctctcgtgcaatcacatctttcctgtaatgtgatgaccagaactgtacacagtactctagctgtggcctaactagtattttgtacagttctagcattacctccctgctcttatattctatgcctcagccaataaaggaaagtatactgtatgccttcttaaccaccttatctacctgtcctactaccttcagggatctgtggacatgcactccaaggtccctcttttcctctacacctctgtatcctcccatttattgtgtattcccttgccttgtttgccctccccaaatgcattacctcacacgtctCCGGATTGaataccatttgccactttctgtccacctgaccagtccattgataccttcctgcagtctacagctttcctcctcacaatgaaccacacgaccaattttagtatcatctgcaaacttcttaattgtgCCCCCTACATTCTATCGGTAAATTTCCAACAGTAGTTTGAATACATGAAAGATTTCCATAAATTACATTCTGATTTAACATTtctgaaaatggaaaaaaaagttacCTTTATTTGAAACTTATGCCTGGAATTTTAAGAGATTTAAATTTGTACACAGTCAGAAGTAGCAGCATGTTTCTATAAGCTGACATGAATTACAAATATACAAAATCTGACAGTATGGCAAAATTAACAAGCAGTCATTTTCAACAATGTTCAGAAAGTCTGCAGATTTTTGCTTCTTAAATAAATCTTTGTCCATCCCTTAAAAACAACTGTAGTTGTTTCAACAATGGTGAAaatacaaagaaaataaagagcttAGATAGCAAAAAGAATTCTATGAGAGGATATGACATTCTAATCAGTGAAAAAAATAATGTACACATTTTTGTACTTTTACAAAAATGCCATTTGATTCCCTAAATGATTGAAgtacaatgcaaaaaaaaatgtgcacagtactcactTACCACTTATTACTTCTTTGTTGTAGTTATATTTACTCAGAAGTTCTGTTTGTTTCTTGGTTAAGGCAGACAGTTGTTTAAATTCTTGACAAACCTGCTGAAAAGCAAACTCCAACCCCTCTCTGCAATACAAGTATTAGTACATCAGAAAAGAGGTTTAATGTTCATTTTCCCACATAAATCACTTGCCACCACACAACCTTCTTCAGTAGAAAGGAGGGGTGGTCTAGGTCTCAGACTTGGCCGTGACCACAATCAATGCTGTTACGCGATCAGCTGACAGAAGGTGCGCTTATAGCAAAGTAGACAACTGCCAATTTTTCACATTTCCTGAACCTGTGATCATCTGGTTGGGAGGCAGGCCACCAGGTGGTGATAAGAACCACATTCTGAATAAATGGCTTTATTTCTTTGTGGAGGTATGAATACCAACAAGCCTTTAGTTATAGATGCAATGACATTTATTGTAGTATGGTAACCTTCAATATTTTGGAACTAGTTATCAGTTTCATGGGAGAATATCACATTTTGGAACTAATTCCTCAACACAGAAGTCGAATGTTTTATAACCAGTCTATACTGCCAAGTTTGTGTCCAATTTAATCTGGCATTTACAATGATCCAGCACTAGTTTGGCACTATAAATCCTGCTGAATTACCAATTCAAACTCATACCAgcatggcaaaaaaaaaaatcaccgctTCAGGGGTTGGTATCATGCCAGTAGGAATTCAGAGGTACTTCACTGAAAACCCTGGCAGGAATGCAAGCTGGCTTCGCTATCCTGGCACCCCTGTACCCATCTATAACATATCTGCTCTGCATTCATTGAAGGTTTATTAATACCTGTTAACTGAATTAAATGTCCTCCAATAACACACATAATACACAAGAAACTCAGTTCATTTTTTCCTCCCCTCATCTTTCAGGGGTACAGTTCGAAAGGTGCAAATACCTAACCCGAGATACCATTTGTCAAGTCTAAGCCCGTGTATGTGTCAGTAGACTCCTCAGCTGTGGCGGGCATCATAGCAAGCCCAATCCTTTTCTCATCTTACATCTATGCACACAAActtcccaggggtcactggatagtgatgaggaGCAAGAATCCTAGTTAATTCTTTCGCCACCCGAGCCAagagtactgaggccaattgtaacatcaTAGAAACTATTGCACGTGAGATCAACTACTAAACACAGACCTGGGGCCTTCTGCTCTCTAGGGCAAGAGAGTGCCTTTTACACATGAGAACATCATGGGAATTCAATTCGGATATACAGTAATGTTTTTTTATCCAAAAAAATTGCTGCAGAGGACGTTCCTTACAACTGGAGTGTTAAATAAACACTTTGCATATTTGTTTACACAGCTACTCTATCTCTCATGGCACTGCTCACAGATTGAAAGAATGGGGGGTTGAGAAGGTTGGAACAATTTTCAACTGTGCTGGTggcagaagaggaggagaaatggAAAATCTATATGGAGCAGAGAAAGAACACAACCCAAGACCAGAAAAGCAGGTAGGTAATGAAAATAAAAAAGGGATTTTTCAAAAAAATAGTCCAAATGTGTATGCACTGAAAGTCAGATCTGAGCAATTCATTTGTGTTTGGGCCCAACTATAAAGCAAAGACATGGGGGAACAAAGGCCAGAAAAAGAAATCAAATTGCAGATAAGGAGGAGCAATGATTCCCAAGCCTGAAGACTCTGGAAATAAATAGTAGTGTAGGAATAAGAAATAAGGAATACCATAAAAAGAAATGCATACGTAACTTCCAGGATTTTAGGGGCATTTTTAATTGGTTTATAATCTTATAAATGCTACTTATACAACTATATGTATTCAGCTGAGTCAGAGTAAAAATGGCAGCCAGAATGGCACCTGCAGGCTCGATTATTCCAgtactctcctggccagcctcccatctccaccctccataaacatcagctcatctaaaacactgctgcccttattctatcctgcaccaagtcctgctctcccatcacccctatccttgctgacctacattggctcatggTCCACCAGCACctccgatttaaaattctcatcctagtgtttaAATCCTTCATGACCTTGCTCCTCCATATCTTTGTGAGCAAGTTAACATAAATAAAAGTAACAAGCAAACATGACTACTCGAGGATCAGAATTGAGTTTTTCGGTTTAGTGTTCAGTAGATAAGCAGCTGGAAAGAAAGTATGCTAGGAGTCCTAATTAATTAAAGGCTCATTAAGTCATTTGCTTtcattctttttaaaagaaagggTGAAATGTGGGTGGGGAGATGGGGCAAAAGAGTGTCTGTGAACCGGAAGAAGGGAAGGAGAATGCCAGCATGACCTGAGGAGGAGGGGCACGAGTGCTTCTATGTCATTGTGATAACCAaacaaacaattttaaaacaatttatcaGATTTAGCAATAAAGTACATATATCCCACAATTTCTCCAAAATACAAAAAAATCCCTGCAATTATTGCCACAATCTTCTGCTATACAAGTGATGGAATGCTGGTTATACCTACAAGTTAAGCTATGACAAATTTATGCTGTAGTAATTACATTCAGGGCTGTTTAATCAGTTGTCAGCTGTTTTGAAGCTATTGGTCACCTTTTGCGAGTTTCCAGATTACTATGCAGGTTAAACTTATccaattacatcgagttacattgattaTAGagtacagaatcaggccattcggcccatctggtctacactggcgtttatgctcaacacgagcctcctccctccctacatcctctaaccgtatcagcatacccttctatccaTTTCTCCCTCGTGAttttttagcttccccttaaatgcatctatgctatttgcctcaactactccttgtggtagcacgttccacattcttaccactctttgggtaaacaagtttcacctgaattccctattggatttattagcgactatcttatatttatgacctctagttttggacatccCCAGAAGTAGAAacgttttctctatgtctacccctatcaaaccctttcattatcttaaaaacctctatcaggtcacccctcagccttctcttttctacagaaaagacccccagcctgttcagcctttcctgaaagtatatcctgtcagttctggtatcatccttgtgaatctgttttgcaccttctccaatgcccctatatcctctttataatatggagaccagaactgttcacagtactccaagtgtgttctaaccaaggtttaacattacttctctgcttttcagttcgaTCCCAccaaaaatgaaccccagtgcttgatttgcttttttaaatagCCCTATTAACCTCTGTCGCTACTTTGAGAGATTTGTGTATCAGTACCCCCAGATActttctgctcctctaccccattaagtctattattcaagcagtatgtggcccccttattcttcctaccaaaataatacctcacacttatctctcTCGAAAatcatttgccaatcacacacccattctgcaagtttattaatgtcttcctgtattttgtcacagtcctcagtattaactataacccccgatttggtgtcatccgcaaattttgaaattgtacttccgattccagagtccaaatcgtttatgtaaatggtgaacaacagtggtcccagcaccgatccttgtggaacaccacttcccaccctttgctagtctgagtaactacctttaacccctactctgttttctgtttagttgccagcttgttatccattctgctacttgtcctggctccacaagctctgaccttagtaatgagtctactatgcggtgtcttaatcgaagaccttttgaaaaatccagatatattacatctactgcattacccttgtctactctttctgttacttcttcaaaagaatttaataaggttgatcaagcatgacctttccttttgaaatctatgctgactattctttattatatttttggtttctagatgtctttctattacacccttgagtaaggattccataatATTTCCTACCACCGGCGTTAAGCTAATTGATCTATAGTTcaatggacttgttctatctcccttttttaaatataggaatcacattagctgtccgccagtcctctgacattattcctttttctaatgaatttttatctatacgtaatagtgcctctgctatctcttctctaacttcttttaatatgtgcggatgcaatccatccggatcaggggttttatcctctctaagtttgattagtttatcaattatctcccccctttctatcttaaatgtcttcatatcttttttgatctcttcttgtaatgtcatgcccaccttgttagtctccctggtaaataaggGGGGTGGGGGCTGAAGCATACAGCGCAATGCAAACGGAATGGGCACGTGAGAatttggagagagggggaattggGTGTAAAGGGGAAAgggcagtgaacagagaggagaagCTCGGAGAGATCCGGAATAAATGGGTAGGTTAATTGGCATAATTTACCTTAATTAAATTAATAAtagagtatctaaagggagtttagaaaaaaaatggaTTCGAAATATAATGGACAGGCATTGTctgcaattcctgcaccatgtgggaacgtcaggacgcttcatgtgtcctggagggtcacatatgcaggaaatgcctccagttgcttgagcttaagctgagggtttctgagcgtgaggggcagctggagttactgcagagcataagggaggttgaaggtttcctggattgtATGTTCCAGGAGGAGGTCACCCTgcagttcaggatagcaagtggggtGGCCATCTGAAAGGGTACGAAGAAGCAGGCCGTGCAGGAATCttttgggtgtgtggcactctcaattCAGCATTGAatgccagtgagggtgacgacacctcaaaggagtgcagtcctgagcatggcatcaTGGGGCAAAAGActgcacggggggaggggggtacagTGAAGTGtaaaaatgcagtagtcataggggattcaatagtcagggggacagacaagcATCTCTGTGACCGTCGGCGcaagtcccgcatggtgtgttgcctccctggtgccagggtaaaggacatcacagagagatgcagaatattctgcagggggcaggggaccaGCCAGAAGCTGTGGTCCAcgtgggtaccaatgacataggaaagaaaaggcatGAGGACCTGCGGCTAcattttcaggagctagggacaaagttaaaaagcaggaccttaaaggtagtaatctgtggagattactcccagtgacacgcgctagtgagtatagaaatagaaagataaggcaggttaatgcgtaatgagagacatggtgcaagagggagggcttcagattcttgggacattgggacctgttgtagggcaggagggacTTATTCAAGAtggacggattgcacctcaacagagctgggaccaatgtcctcacggggaggttcacaagtgctgtgggggagggtttcaactaatttggcagggggatgggcaccaggatgtagcattagaaaggagaaacaaggtacataaaggattgggagagatggATAGCGTCAGAGTAAGAAATAgttcagtattaggtgggatcagactaagagaatatgagaaggtataacataggtttagagtgcatgtgtgtaaatacctgaagcatggtaaataaggttgtgagctgcaggtgcaaacagccacgtgggaatatgatgtagtggcgataacggagacctggctcaaaaaagggcaagattggatactaaatattcctggatataaggtttttcaggaaagatagggaaggaaagaaaagaggtggggggggggcagcagtattgattaaggagcatattgcagtgctggagagaggggatatccttgaggggtcaaggacagaatctatctggttcaagttaagaaacaatagaggtgccattacactactgggcgtattctataggccaccaattaatgggaaggatatagagcagcaaattacagagaggtgcaagaactatagagtaacaataatggaggacttcaactatcctaatatagacttggatagtaatagtgtaaatggcaaagagggggaggaatttttgaagtatgttcaggagagctttcttgatcagtgtgtttccagcccaacgaggaaggaggcattactggttctggttctgaggaatgagatgggtcaagtggagcaagtggcagtgggggaacatttagggaacagtgatcatagtattaaaaggtttagattagttatggaaaaggacaaggagcaatctagagtaaaaatatttaattggaggagggccaatttcagtgggttgagaacagatctggcccagataaattggaatcaaagattggcaggcaaaactgtaattgaagaaTGGGCGGcccttaaagaggagatggttcgggaacagtctaggtacattcccatgagggggaaaaggtagggcaaccaaagccagagctctctggatgacaaaagagatagagtgtaagatgaagcagaaaaagggggcatatgacagaggtcaggttgataatacaagtgagaaccaggctgaatatggaaagtacagaggagaagtgaaaaaggaaataagaggggcaaagagagagtatgagaatagactggcagctaacataaaagggaatccaagagtcttctataggcatataaataataaatgcgtcgtaagaggaggggtggggccgattagggaccaaaaagatctacgcatggaggcagaaggcatggctgaggtattaaatgagtactttgcatatgtctttaccaaggaagatgatgttgccaaagtcacagtaaaagaggaggtagttgagatattggatgggttaaaaattgataaagaggaggtactagaaaggctggctgtacttaaagtagataagtcaccaggtctggatgggatacatcctccgttgctgagagaagtaagggtggaaattgcagaggggcTGGCCATAATTTTCTAATCCTCCTCACATAcggtgggtggtgccagaggactggagaattgcaaatgttacacccttgttcaaacaaGGGTGCAAGgattaaacccggcaactacaggccagtcagtttaaccttggtggtggggaagcttttagaaacgataatccgggacaaaattaagtgtcacttggataagtgtggattaataaag
Coding sequences within it:
- the LOC137309684 gene encoding TRAF family member-associated NF-kappa-B activator-like is translated as MAESSSKKVVPLAGTDHHPLYKEGLEFAFQQVCQEFKQLSALTKKQTELLSKYNYNKEVISDMPFSMPIQCTDEGEQEQVEGLFVGKKNKSILKSPIGSQGHRTCPKQLPVVESLSDLDVKFPPSDNVYDFLNSTPEKPGPKPPFEDPTRKVEDVLLKDDIQDFEHKKCNKEECTSLETFTEGPTNETLQNPSCDEQGMCTNINNTFMGATVGKNPFRSPSFLKPSNPFLNVEKPHQMATSAPTEIRGPQQVSQNIPKPALRM